In Zunongwangia profunda SM-A87, the following proteins share a genomic window:
- a CDS encoding NAD(P)/FAD-dependent oxidoreductase, with product MKREFTDILIIGAGPSGMVSAGYLQQHNVQLKVVEKQQFPRFSIGESLIPRCMDNFAEAGLLEIIEKHGFQKKFGARFIKDDKVGEFDFSQKFGEGWDWTWQVPRADFDHVLAKEIQSRGVDIAFETEVTAADFSNENPVVTIQHKDGKQSEIEAKFVIDSSGFGRVLPKLLDLEQASTLESHSSVFTHIEETIRPQGKEGELITFEVLETQVWFWYIPFSNGKTSLGFVAPTEWFDQFDKDPEVSFMQMISKLNYYKGRFDNYPLEFIPKNIKHIAKSVKCLYGDKFALTGNSAEFLDPVFSSGVSFATESGLRAAKLALKELNGEQPDWQADYADYMKEGIAVFSSYVRDWYNGDLQDIFFHKSPNPEFKRQICAVLAGYVWNMDNPFVKKHERIIGAVAKFIQLEN from the coding sequence ATGAAAAGAGAATTTACTGATATCCTAATCATTGGTGCCGGGCCATCGGGAATGGTTTCTGCCGGTTATCTTCAGCAACATAATGTTCAACTCAAAGTGGTAGAAAAACAACAATTCCCAAGGTTTAGCATTGGCGAAAGTTTGATTCCGCGTTGTATGGATAATTTTGCTGAAGCTGGCTTACTGGAAATCATCGAAAAACATGGATTTCAGAAAAAATTTGGGGCTCGTTTTATCAAAGATGATAAAGTGGGAGAATTTGACTTTAGTCAGAAATTCGGTGAAGGTTGGGATTGGACCTGGCAGGTGCCCAGAGCCGATTTTGATCATGTCTTAGCAAAAGAAATACAGTCTCGTGGCGTTGATATAGCTTTTGAAACCGAAGTTACTGCCGCAGATTTTAGTAACGAAAATCCCGTAGTCACCATCCAGCATAAAGACGGAAAACAATCTGAAATCGAAGCAAAATTTGTGATCGACAGTAGTGGTTTTGGCCGTGTATTGCCAAAGTTATTGGATTTAGAACAGGCTTCTACGCTAGAATCTCACTCGTCTGTGTTCACTCATATCGAAGAAACGATTCGGCCCCAAGGGAAAGAAGGTGAATTGATCACTTTTGAGGTTTTAGAAACCCAAGTTTGGTTTTGGTATATCCCCTTCTCTAACGGAAAAACAAGTTTAGGTTTTGTGGCGCCAACTGAATGGTTTGATCAATTTGATAAAGATCCCGAAGTTAGCTTTATGCAAATGATCTCAAAATTAAACTATTATAAAGGCAGATTTGATAATTATCCGTTGGAGTTTATTCCGAAGAACATCAAACACATCGCTAAAAGCGTTAAATGTCTTTACGGAGATAAATTTGCTTTGACGGGTAATAGTGCCGAATTTTTAGATCCTGTATTTTCCTCTGGCGTTAGTTTTGCGACCGAATCCGGGCTTAGAGCCGCTAAACTTGCCTTAAAAGAGCTAAATGGCGAGCAACCAGACTGGCAAGCTGATTATGCCGATTATATGAAGGAAGGTATTGCTGTTTTTTCCAGTTATGTAAGAGACTGGTATAATGGTGATTTACAGGATATTTTCTTTCATAAGTCTCCTAATCCCGAGTTTAAGCGACAAATTTGTGCGGTTTTAGCGGGTTATGTTTGGAATATGGACAATCCATTTGTCAAAAAACACGAGCGCATTATCGGTGCGGTGGCAAAATTTATACAACTGGAAAATTGA
- a CDS encoding acyl-CoA thioesterase translates to MNKELNIQTQLKVRFSECDSLQIVWHGNYLKYFEEGREDFARRHHISYLDAKANGFATPIVKSSCEHKLPLKYGDEFMVETTFVPTASAKIIYQYRIFKDSQLICTGETVQVFVDENGALVWNNPSFFLDWKKKMGLI, encoded by the coding sequence ATGAATAAAGAATTAAACATACAAACTCAATTAAAGGTGCGTTTTAGCGAGTGTGATTCTTTACAAATTGTCTGGCATGGCAACTATCTGAAATATTTTGAAGAAGGTCGCGAAGATTTTGCCCGCAGACACCATATTTCGTATTTAGACGCGAAAGCCAATGGCTTTGCAACGCCTATCGTAAAATCTTCCTGTGAGCATAAGCTACCTTTAAAATACGGTGACGAATTTATGGTCGAAACGACATTTGTTCCTACTGCATCAGCTAAAATCATTTATCAATACCGGATTTTTAAAGACAGTCAATTGATCTGTACCGGGGAAACGGTTCAGGTTTTTGTAGATGAAAATGGAGCGTTAGTATGGAATAATCCTTCATTTTTTCTAGATTGGAAAAAGAAAATGGGGCTGATTTGA
- a CDS encoding HAL/PAL/TAL family ammonia-lyase, which yields MLSIKAPLKLVDFQKVLFENQKLEISNEIRQKAENSFHFLQEFAKDKVIYGVNTGFGPMAQYRIKDEDRLQLQYNLIRSHASGTGKPIAPLYVKASMLARLHTLSLGYSGVHTSVLETMQQLINHDITPLIFEHGGVGASGDLVQLAHLALVLIGEGEVFYKGERKSTISVFEKLHIKPIQIKLREGLALINGTSVMTGIGIVNIIHARRLLEWSVCCSSMLNELVAAYSDHFSAELNASKVHESQHAIAEMMRKHLKDSKRIKNRQDHLYRDSSNTEAIFSEKVQEYYSLRCIPQILGPVLNTINAAEKILMDEVNSANDNPIVSVEKQMVYHGGNFHGDFISLEMDKLKLVITRLSMLAERQLNYLLNSKLNEIFPPFVNLGTLGLNFGLQGAQFTAVSTTAENQTLSNSMYVHSIPNNNDNQDIVSMGTNAATMTKTVIDNAYQVLAIEMIAIIQGIKYIDDLEDFSERSKAVFKQFQDRIALEKQHDFPLYATIKDVTKSLKENDVYK from the coding sequence ATGCTTAGCATCAAAGCTCCATTAAAATTAGTTGATTTTCAAAAGGTTTTGTTTGAAAACCAAAAACTTGAAATTTCCAACGAAATTCGCCAAAAAGCGGAAAATTCATTTCATTTTCTTCAGGAATTCGCGAAAGATAAAGTGATTTACGGAGTAAATACCGGTTTTGGCCCGATGGCCCAGTATCGAATAAAAGACGAAGATCGCCTGCAATTACAGTATAATTTAATTAGAAGTCATGCTTCAGGGACCGGAAAACCTATAGCCCCATTATATGTTAAAGCCTCGATGCTGGCGCGTTTACATACGCTTTCACTAGGATATTCCGGGGTTCATACCTCGGTTTTAGAAACCATGCAGCAGCTTATCAATCATGATATTACCCCACTTATATTTGAACATGGTGGAGTAGGGGCTTCGGGAGATTTAGTGCAACTGGCACACCTGGCCCTGGTACTTATCGGTGAAGGCGAGGTTTTTTATAAAGGTGAGCGAAAATCAACAATATCGGTTTTTGAAAAGTTACATATTAAACCTATCCAAATTAAATTACGTGAAGGCCTGGCCTTGATCAACGGAACTTCTGTAATGACGGGGATTGGAATTGTAAATATAATTCACGCCAGACGATTACTGGAATGGTCGGTTTGTTGTTCTTCAATGCTGAATGAATTAGTGGCGGCCTATTCAGATCATTTTTCGGCAGAATTAAATGCTTCGAAAGTACATGAAAGTCAGCATGCCATTGCTGAAATGATGCGGAAGCACCTAAAGGATAGTAAACGCATTAAAAATCGACAGGATCATCTCTATCGAGATTCGTCGAATACGGAAGCTATTTTTTCAGAGAAAGTTCAGGAATATTATAGTTTACGTTGTATCCCACAGATCCTGGGGCCGGTTTTAAACACGATTAATGCTGCGGAAAAAATTTTGATGGACGAAGTAAATTCAGCTAACGATAACCCCATTGTTTCCGTAGAAAAGCAAATGGTCTATCACGGCGGAAATTTTCACGGCGATTTTATCTCGCTGGAAATGGATAAATTGAAACTGGTCATTACACGATTATCGATGTTGGCCGAGCGGCAATTAAATTACCTGCTAAATAGCAAACTCAACGAAATATTCCCGCCATTTGTGAATTTGGGTACCCTGGGACTTAATTTTGGTCTGCAAGGCGCACAATTTACCGCAGTCTCCACCACAGCAGAAAATCAAACGCTTTCTAATAGCATGTATGTGCATAGCATCCCGAATAATAATGACAATCAGGATATCGTAAGTATGGGCACTAATGCTGCAACAATGACTAAAACGGTGATCGATAATGCCTATCAGGTACTGGCGATAGAAATGATAGCGATTATACAGGGTATAAAATATATTGATGATTTAGAGGACTTTAGTGAACGATCGAAGGCTGTTTTTAAGCAATTTCAGGATAGAATAGCTTTGGAAAAACAACATGATTTTCCGTTATATGCAACGATAAAAGATGTTACCAAGTCTTTAAAAGAAAACGACGTTTATAAATGA
- a CDS encoding beta-ketoacyl-[acyl-carrier-protein] synthase family protein, producing MKNLYLHEDCIISPIGYTTSENLEHLRSGTTGLQKFDKSEFLDTPICAGVLNSEVLAQAFSAIGDSKAYTKLEQMMLLAVHQILIKNPDLNRMETGLIVSTTKGNVHLLEDLGVFKKERLLLSNLGEIIKDFFGFNLKPIVVSNACISGGLALAVAKKMINAGKFNKAVVVGGDMLSKFIVTGFNSFQALSETACKPFSKDRNGINLGEAAAAMLVSNTPKKDSITISLAGDASANDANHISGPSRTGEGLFKSIQNSLKEAGISCEAIKAVATHGTATLYNDEMEAIAIARSGLGATPLHSVKAYYGHTLGASALIESILCKHMMLNNEIYPSLHFNKLGVSKQINVVTAYQNSINLDYVLKTASGFGGCNLAMVFKKERQNG from the coding sequence ATGAAGAACCTTTACTTACATGAAGATTGCATAATTTCGCCGATTGGTTATACCACTTCAGAAAATCTGGAACATCTAAGAAGCGGCACTACCGGTTTACAGAAATTTGATAAAAGTGAGTTTCTGGATACTCCAATTTGTGCCGGAGTGTTAAATTCAGAAGTATTGGCGCAAGCTTTTTCTGCCATTGGTGATTCCAAAGCCTATACAAAACTGGAGCAAATGATGCTGTTGGCGGTTCACCAAATTCTGATTAAAAATCCGGACTTGAACCGGATGGAAACCGGACTTATCGTGTCAACCACCAAAGGGAATGTTCATCTTTTAGAAGACTTGGGTGTTTTTAAAAAAGAGCGCTTGTTATTATCCAATTTGGGCGAAATTATTAAAGACTTTTTTGGGTTTAATCTAAAACCTATTGTGGTGTCTAATGCCTGTATTTCTGGAGGTTTGGCCCTTGCAGTTGCCAAGAAAATGATCAATGCCGGGAAATTTAATAAGGCTGTTGTGGTAGGGGGTGATATGCTATCAAAGTTTATCGTTACCGGTTTTAATTCTTTTCAGGCGCTTAGTGAAACCGCCTGTAAACCTTTTTCCAAAGATCGAAACGGCATTAACCTTGGTGAAGCTGCCGCTGCCATGCTGGTGAGTAACACCCCAAAAAAAGATTCGATTACTATCAGTTTAGCAGGTGATGCTTCGGCCAATGATGCCAATCATATCTCTGGCCCGTCAAGAACCGGTGAAGGTTTATTTAAAAGTATTCAGAATTCGCTTAAAGAAGCCGGGATTTCTTGTGAAGCTATTAAAGCGGTCGCTACGCATGGTACCGCAACGCTATATAATGATGAGATGGAAGCGATTGCCATTGCACGAAGCGGTTTGGGAGCCACTCCGCTACATAGCGTAAAAGCTTATTATGGACATACCTTAGGAGCATCGGCTTTAATCGAATCTATTTTATGTAAACACATGATGCTGAATAACGAAATTTATCCTAGTCTTCATTTTAATAAACTAGGTGTTTCAAAACAAATAAATGTGGTTACCGCTTATCAAAATTCGATAAACCTGGATTATGTTTTAAAAACAGCTTCAGGGTTTGGGGGCTGTAATTTGGCGATGGTTTTTAAAAAAGAAAGACAAAATGGCTAA
- the fabG gene encoding 3-oxoacyl-ACP reductase FabG, translating to MKYALVTGGSRGIGKAIAIKLAQDLGYHILLNYHSNTQAAKVTAKSIEENHVKCELLAFDVADAKATKNVLGNWQKSNPEAVVEVIVNNAGITKDGLFMWMGEDDWHSVINTSLNGFYNVTQQFVKSMLQKRYGRIINIVSLSGVKGNPGQVNYSAAKGAVIAATKALAQEIGKRKVTVNAVAPGFITSDMTADFDEKELKKMIPLQRFGEAEEVAELVSFLASKKASYITGEVININGGLYS from the coding sequence ATGAAATACGCTTTAGTTACAGGAGGTTCCCGCGGCATAGGAAAAGCAATCGCCATAAAGCTGGCGCAGGATTTAGGCTATCATATTTTACTGAATTATCATTCCAATACCCAGGCGGCTAAAGTTACCGCTAAAAGTATTGAAGAAAACCATGTAAAATGCGAACTTTTAGCTTTTGATGTTGCGGATGCCAAAGCGACTAAAAATGTCCTTGGAAACTGGCAAAAATCGAATCCTGAAGCAGTCGTTGAAGTTATTGTAAATAATGCCGGAATCACTAAAGACGGGCTGTTTATGTGGATGGGAGAAGACGATTGGCATTCGGTGATCAACACCTCTTTAAATGGATTTTACAATGTTACCCAGCAGTTTGTAAAAAGTATGCTGCAAAAACGATACGGCAGGATTATCAATATCGTGTCTTTATCGGGAGTAAAAGGAAATCCGGGACAGGTAAACTATTCAGCCGCAAAAGGCGCGGTAATCGCTGCAACAAAAGCTTTAGCTCAGGAAATCGGCAAACGTAAAGTTACGGTAAATGCCGTGGCACCGGGATTTATAACTTCAGATATGACGGCCGATTTCGATGAAAAAGAATTAAAGAAAATGATTCCGTTACAACGTTTCGGAGAAGCTGAAGAAGTTGCGGAGCTGGTAAGTTTTCTGGCCTCAAAAAAAGCCTCGTATATTACGGGCGAAGTCATTAATATCAACGGTGGATTATATTCATAA
- a CDS encoding LpxL/LpxP family acyltransferase — MAGWSGKSRGTLLSIRIYVFIIRTFGVYPAYFLLIFITLYFFIFAPSSTRSIYYYFRRRLGFAGFSAFINVYKSYFKYGKVQLDRVLITAGMKERYSFDFDGIEHIENLRKLNSGGILLTAHIGNFNLAKHFFDEQHTSAVINLVISDFEHENIKNYMESVTGKSAVKIIVLQKDLSHIFKMNQALKNNELLVFAADRYMEEAKTWEADFLGAKAKFPQGPFKLAVRNDIPVLFVHIMRERNFHYHFYARPYIPEKNTPKEVLKAYLENLEKMVKTYPHQWYNFYDYWNDFS; from the coding sequence ATGGCAGGTTGGAGTGGAAAATCACGCGGAACGCTTTTAAGCATTCGAATATATGTATTTATTATTCGGACGTTTGGGGTATATCCGGCCTATTTTTTATTGATTTTTATCACGTTGTATTTCTTCATCTTTGCACCAAGCTCTACCCGAAGCATCTATTACTATTTCCGCAGAAGATTAGGATTTGCCGGGTTCAGTGCTTTTATAAATGTATACAAAAGTTATTTCAAATACGGGAAAGTTCAATTAGATCGGGTATTGATTACGGCCGGAATGAAAGAACGCTATAGCTTCGATTTTGATGGGATAGAACATATTGAAAATCTTCGAAAATTAAATAGCGGTGGTATCCTGCTTACTGCACATATCGGTAATTTTAATTTGGCAAAGCATTTTTTTGACGAGCAGCATACCAGCGCTGTGATCAATCTGGTGATTAGCGATTTTGAACACGAAAACATCAAAAATTATATGGAGTCGGTTACCGGCAAATCGGCGGTGAAAATTATCGTGCTTCAAAAAGATTTATCCCATATTTTTAAAATGAACCAGGCGCTAAAAAATAATGAGCTCTTGGTATTTGCGGCAGATCGGTATATGGAGGAAGCCAAAACCTGGGAAGCTGATTTTCTGGGTGCTAAAGCTAAATTTCCACAAGGCCCCTTTAAATTAGCCGTAAGAAATGATATTCCGGTATTGTTTGTACATATCATGCGCGAACGAAATTTTCATTATCATTTTTATGCCAGGCCTTATATTCCCGAAAAAAATACGCCAAAAGAAGTTTTAAAAGCGTATCTTGAAAATCTTGAAAAAATGGTCAAAACCTATCCACATCAGTGGTATAATTTTTACGACTATTGGAACGATTTTAGCTAA
- a CDS encoding ABC-three component system middle component 1, with protein MQKSLPIKEHFESVMKKSFPELIFYHHIEEMKGQINIFFIELSDEEKLGELWEKIRNVIAVYYQNHLKTDFELWNIYIIFILPVGVSNELKYKIENDQLSSRKIVVDKFEQKLDDKTRVALLSNYINIDFSLPQTSNEQQGRSTEYDSDSYVFSVINAPDRSKKGKDQIESLYKNLLNKLKNEDSKG; from the coding sequence ATGCAGAAGTCTTTACCGATTAAAGAGCATTTTGAAAGTGTGATGAAAAAGTCTTTTCCTGAATTGATCTTTTACCATCATATCGAAGAGATGAAGGGGCAGATTAATATTTTTTTCATAGAACTTTCTGATGAAGAAAAGCTGGGAGAGCTTTGGGAGAAAATACGTAATGTTATTGCAGTTTATTACCAGAATCATTTAAAAACTGATTTCGAGCTTTGGAACATCTATATTATATTTATCTTGCCTGTAGGCGTCTCTAATGAATTGAAGTACAAAATTGAAAATGATCAGTTATCCAGTCGAAAAATTGTGGTCGACAAATTTGAGCAAAAGCTGGATGACAAAACCAGGGTAGCGTTGTTGTCCAATTATATCAATATCGATTTTTCACTACCTCAAACCAGTAATGAGCAGCAAGGAAGGTCTACAGAATACGATTCTGACTCTTATGTCTTTTCAGTTATTAATGCACCAGATAGGAGCAAAAAAGGAAAGGATCAAATTGAATCCCTTTACAAAAACCTCTTAAATAAATTGAAAAATGAAGATTCAAAAGGTTGA
- a CDS encoding site-specific integrase, with protein MRTTQTFMISFFIRKKKNKPEEALLYARISVNGIYIEMSLKRSLEVSRWNQSACKLNGSSMESQQLNKKIDETKALLYKAYDSLQKEDQVITASAVKSRYLGIDKKHYTLTQLLDYHSTKMKGVLKYGTLKNYTTTETYLKNYLKEKRTISDIYLKQIDYQFTLGFERFLRDLPSLSNNGVMKHMERFKKLMHLSEDLDWIEKNPTKRFKLRFHHVDMVYLSKAELQKIKEKKFKRSTLSINRDIFVFCCYTGLPYGDVLELKKKHIQIGIDGKKWIYTRRMKTNTLLRIPLLEEAERILEKYKEHPRVSNSDILLPVYSNQKTNQYLREITKAVKINKELSFHAARHTFATTVTLANGVPIETVSKLLGHTKLSTTQIYARVIDSKISNDMDKLRGKL; from the coding sequence ATGCGTACCACTCAAACATTTATGATTTCTTTTTTCATCCGCAAGAAAAAAAACAAGCCGGAAGAAGCCCTCCTTTATGCCCGAATATCAGTTAACGGCATTTATATTGAAATGAGCCTTAAACGTAGCTTGGAAGTAAGCCGTTGGAACCAGTCAGCCTGCAAGCTTAATGGTAGCAGTATGGAAAGCCAACAACTCAATAAAAAGATAGACGAAACCAAGGCACTTTTGTATAAGGCTTATGATAGCCTGCAAAAGGAAGATCAGGTGATTACCGCCAGTGCGGTAAAGTCGCGATATCTGGGCATTGATAAAAAACACTACACCTTAACCCAATTACTGGACTACCACTCCACCAAGATGAAAGGTGTGTTAAAATATGGAACATTAAAGAATTATACGACAACAGAAACCTATCTAAAGAATTACCTAAAAGAAAAACGTACCATATCGGACATTTATCTCAAACAGATTGATTACCAATTTACGTTAGGTTTCGAGCGATTTCTGCGCGATTTACCATCCTTAAGTAACAATGGCGTCATGAAACATATGGAACGCTTTAAAAAGCTTATGCACCTTTCTGAAGATCTGGATTGGATTGAAAAGAACCCGACCAAACGTTTTAAACTTCGGTTTCATCATGTTGATATGGTGTATTTATCAAAAGCAGAATTACAAAAGATCAAGGAAAAGAAGTTCAAACGATCTACCCTTAGCATTAACCGTGATATTTTTGTGTTTTGCTGCTATACCGGATTGCCTTATGGTGATGTATTGGAACTAAAGAAAAAGCATATTCAAATTGGGATCGATGGTAAAAAATGGATTTATACAAGGCGAATGAAAACCAACACGCTACTTAGAATACCACTTCTGGAAGAAGCTGAACGGATCCTAGAAAAATATAAAGAGCATCCAAGAGTGAGTAATAGTGATATCTTGCTTCCGGTGTATTCCAACCAAAAAACAAATCAATATTTAAGAGAGATTACCAAAGCTGTCAAGATAAATAAAGAACTTAGTTTTCATGCAGCAAGGCATACTTTTGCTACAACGGTAACCCTAGCCAATGGTGTACCTATAGAAACAGTTTCCAAACTTTTAGGACATACCAAACTATCAACTACCCAAATTTATGCACGAGTGATTGATTCAAAGATTTCAAATGATATGGATAAGTTGAGGGGAAAGTTGTGA
- a CDS encoding ComEC/Rec2 family competence protein: protein MDITILQAFNGDSILLSFKDKVGISKNILIDGGPGKTYQFKNKKGKQEAGDLQKLIEGLRVQDQFIDLLILTHVDDDHIGGLLKWFQKDKEAKDIIKKVWFNSGQLISEYFGDENSEDNALSLGDATGLDTSIKQGVKFEKFLTENGLWERRLIHSSDELELFGFKLTFLSPSIDKLNALLGKWDKEAPVTDTSGKNDYGWSLEKHIQKDVFKEDTSIHNGSSIGFIIEYNDKRVVFLADAHPIQVTERLRSLGYSERKPLEAEFLKVSHHGSKANTNYELLELINTDNYIISSNGDKHELPDKQCLARIINHNNKAKIYFNYPEKIPLIFKDEDYDVFPDFQALSTKNGFKI from the coding sequence ATGGATATAACAATTTTACAAGCTTTCAATGGGGATTCTATATTGTTGTCATTTAAAGATAAAGTAGGAATAAGTAAAAATATACTTATTGATGGCGGACCAGGTAAAACCTACCAGTTCAAGAATAAGAAAGGTAAACAGGAGGCTGGCGATCTTCAAAAACTAATAGAAGGATTGAGAGTTCAGGATCAGTTCATCGACCTACTTATATTGACTCATGTGGATGATGATCACATAGGTGGCTTACTGAAATGGTTTCAAAAGGATAAAGAGGCCAAGGATATTATCAAAAAAGTATGGTTTAACTCTGGGCAACTTATCTCTGAATACTTTGGAGATGAGAACTCTGAAGATAATGCTCTTTCCCTAGGTGACGCTACTGGACTAGATACTAGCATAAAACAAGGGGTCAAGTTTGAGAAGTTTCTAACAGAAAATGGCCTATGGGAGAGACGGTTGATCCATTCATCCGATGAGTTGGAGTTATTTGGATTCAAACTCACTTTTCTTTCTCCCAGTATTGATAAACTGAATGCCCTTCTAGGAAAGTGGGACAAAGAAGCCCCAGTCACGGATACATCCGGTAAAAATGATTACGGTTGGTCTTTAGAGAAACACATTCAAAAGGATGTTTTCAAAGAAGATACATCCATTCATAATGGAAGTTCAATAGGTTTTATAATCGAATATAATGACAAGCGGGTGGTATTTCTGGCAGATGCTCATCCTATACAGGTAACTGAGCGCCTTCGCTCTTTAGGATATAGTGAAAGAAAACCACTTGAGGCAGAATTTCTCAAAGTATCGCATCATGGAAGTAAGGCCAATACGAACTATGAATTATTGGAACTGATTAATACGGATAATTACATCATATCCTCTAATGGAGACAAACACGAATTGCCTGATAAGCAATGTCTCGCACGCATTATTAATCACAATAATAAAGCAAAGATATACTTCAATTATCCTGAGAAAATACCTCTGATTTTCAAGGATGAGGACTACGATGTATTCCCCGATTTTCAAGCCTTGAGTACCAAAAATGGCTTTAAAATATGA
- a CDS encoding ABC-three component system protein, whose protein sequence is MTIDDAREYTVIVNGGSGCFFQPADLEATYILTAKHNITNAGNRITNLMHFQYQNGQWEILTIPFQNLNLGANYFPHPNKDIAIIKVPRMEGLDALYKLTDLDGNPEGFWLLGYPETRRNGSPTNKIKWFRPDIGVGILGTTENARREAHIPGNPDLGEVRGHSGGCILKDAGNKLYLAGIQNSMAQAVGEQLGRIEFTPVEIFNEIIEEHPNELSLLFPSYLSSFDFLRGEAFDLKAGLSQDNINFTRGYLRHKCKEVIDNEFTPIGIRNFFQTRLLIDQDKGEELETKNIWILWLEFLTILNIVKGQAHTTDNLSNIFDQYRLLFSDTNGDWCHEIPKLIYSDYKGLKKGGLVIVGVEKPPEDETYIIDGSIPIISQVRNSQDRNLLKIDDGYGFPFDEFKFIHIDFFKRESIIKRHHEYAAIDNDQTLLNKLKQIYAEVFTD, encoded by the coding sequence ATGACAATAGATGATGCCAGGGAATATACAGTAATCGTAAATGGAGGAAGTGGTTGTTTCTTTCAACCGGCTGATCTGGAAGCCACTTACATCCTTACGGCAAAACATAATATTACAAATGCAGGTAACAGGATTACTAATTTAATGCATTTTCAGTACCAAAATGGTCAGTGGGAAATATTAACTATTCCTTTCCAGAACTTGAATTTAGGCGCTAACTATTTTCCGCACCCCAATAAAGACATCGCCATAATAAAGGTTCCTAGAATGGAAGGCTTGGATGCCCTTTATAAACTAACCGATTTGGACGGTAATCCTGAGGGATTTTGGCTATTAGGTTATCCCGAAACCAGGCGAAATGGATCTCCCACTAATAAAATAAAGTGGTTTCGCCCCGATATAGGAGTTGGGATCCTAGGAACTACAGAGAATGCACGCAGGGAGGCACACATTCCCGGAAACCCTGATTTAGGTGAAGTACGAGGTCATTCTGGCGGGTGTATTTTAAAGGATGCTGGTAATAAACTGTATTTGGCAGGGATACAAAACAGTATGGCTCAGGCGGTAGGTGAGCAGTTAGGTAGAATAGAGTTTACGCCAGTCGAAATTTTCAATGAAATAATCGAGGAACATCCTAATGAGCTTTCTCTTTTATTCCCTTCCTATTTATCCAGTTTCGATTTTCTAAGAGGAGAAGCGTTCGATTTAAAGGCAGGTCTTTCGCAAGACAATATAAACTTCACCAGAGGTTATCTCCGGCATAAATGTAAAGAGGTAATCGACAATGAATTTACACCTATTGGTATAAGGAATTTTTTTCAGACCCGATTACTCATAGACCAAGATAAAGGGGAGGAATTGGAAACCAAGAATATTTGGATACTCTGGCTTGAGTTTCTAACCATACTAAATATTGTTAAGGGGCAAGCGCATACCACGGATAACTTGTCTAACATTTTTGATCAGTATCGTTTATTGTTTTCTGATACCAATGGAGATTGGTGCCATGAGATACCTAAGCTTATATATTCAGATTACAAGGGGCTAAAGAAAGGAGGCCTTGTGATCGTAGGGGTTGAAAAACCACCAGAAGATGAAACCTATATTATTGATGGATCTATACCTATCATATCACAAGTTCGAAATAGCCAAGATCGCAATCTATTAAAGATCGATGATGGGTATGGATTTCCTTTTGATGAATTCAAATTTATTCACATCGATTTCTTTAAAAGAGAAAGCATAATCAAACGGCACCACGAGTATGCGGCAATCGATAATGACCAAACATTGTTAAATAAACTAAAACAGATATATGCAGAAGTCTTTACCGATTAA